A window from Dioscorea cayenensis subsp. rotundata cultivar TDr96_F1 chromosome 10, TDr96_F1_v2_PseudoChromosome.rev07_lg8_w22 25.fasta, whole genome shotgun sequence encodes these proteins:
- the LOC120270306 gene encoding uncharacterized protein LOC120270306: MPMTLFNSGTHLLPLLLHDLISFCSFITCHPLQCAYLLFFSPYILQLLSFLSPLLLSTSLLLLALLTVSPPFDDEQLPGSACRMFVDILKDKLEANSTTSLLDNLTSMFLEFIDTPNVLVLNEKPTLEQCLDKIVDKRDEEDCSFKSRHQSSRSFQGDHGSMKLVLEAGQLQRDGSMRKEKEWKRTLACKLYEERMTFKLYEERKVADGCEEMDLLWEAYEADSSKSDKSKNDDGKGKKNFCKQEEDEDEEEDDDNDNDTDESVSRFCCLQALKLSTGKMNLGMRRPNLMKISNAMKGMGLFRRSRKHGIRK, encoded by the coding sequence ATGCCCATGACCCTATTCAACTCTGGCACTCATCTTCTGCCCCTTCTCTTGCATGACTTGATCTCCTTTTGCAGCTTCATAACATGTCACCCTCTACAATGTGCataccttctcttcttctccccttACATTCTCCAACTCCTCTCATTCCTTTCTCCTCTCCTCCTTTCCACTTCACTCCTTCTCCTTGCTCTCCTCACTGTCTCTCCTCCTTTCGACGATGAGCAACTCCCCGGCAGCGCTTGCCGCATGTTTGTTGACATTCTAAAAGATAAGCTTGAAGCCAACTCTACAACTAGCCTTCTTGACAATTTAACTTCCATGTTTCTAGAATTCATTGACACTCCGAATGTGCTTGTGTTGAATGAGAAGCCTACTCTGGAACAATGTTTGGACAAAATTGTAGATAAAAGGGATGAAGAAGATTGCTCATTCAAGAGTAGACATCAAAGTTCAAGGAGTTTCCAAGGAGATCATGGATCAATGAAGTTGGTTTTGGAAGCAGGGCAACTACAAAGAGATGGATCAATGAGGAAAGAGAAGGAGTGGAAGAGGACTCTGGCATGCAAGCTTTATGAAGAAAGAATGACATTCAAGCTATACGAGGAGCGAAAAGTCGCTGATGGTTGTGAAGAAATGGACTTGCTTTGGGAGGCTTATGAAGCTGATTCAAGTAAGTCTGATAAGTCTAAGAACGATGATGGCAAGGGTAAGAAGAATTTCTGTAAACAAGAagaggatgaggatgaagaagaagatgatgataatgataatgacacTGATGAGTCAGTCTCGCGGTTTTGTTGCTTGCAAGCTCTAAAATTATCAACAGGGAAGATGAATTTGGGAATGAGGAGGCcaaatttgatgaaaatttcCAATGCCATGAAAGGAATGGGGCTTTTTCGCCGGTCCCGAAAGCATGGCataagaaaatga